A region of Streptomyces sp. R44 DNA encodes the following proteins:
- the msrB gene encoding peptide-methionine (R)-S-oxide reductase MsrB — MAYEVEKPDEEWQAQLTPSEYQVLRLAGTEPAFRGEYTDTKTKGVYSCRACGAELFTSNEKFESHCGWPSFYDPKDSDAVELVADTSHGMIRTEVRCARCGSHLGHVFEGEGYPTPTDQRYCINSISLRLEPQE, encoded by the coding sequence ATGGCCTACGAGGTCGAGAAGCCGGACGAGGAGTGGCAGGCCCAGCTGACCCCGTCGGAGTACCAGGTGCTCCGGCTGGCCGGCACGGAACCCGCCTTCCGCGGTGAGTACACCGACACGAAGACGAAGGGCGTCTACTCCTGCCGCGCCTGCGGGGCGGAGCTCTTCACGTCGAACGAGAAGTTCGAGTCGCACTGCGGCTGGCCGAGCTTCTACGACCCGAAGGACAGCGACGCCGTCGAGCTGGTCGCGGACACCTCCCACGGCATGATCCGCACCGAGGTCCGCTGCGCCCGCTGCGGCTCTCACCTGGGCCATGTCTTCGAGGGCGAGGGCTACCCGACCCCGACGGACCAGCGGTACTGCATCAACTCGATCTCGCTGCGGCTGGAGCCGCAGGAGTAA
- a CDS encoding SUKH-3 domain-containing protein, with the protein MPRPETPADVDAWFGEHGWFPGRDVAEQAAAFVAEVVEETRDVGFPVEPFAAATEFLAEHAGLRLTIDARREDYLHIEPVIVWDSTAEEIAELSRNLGVRLFPVGWDSSEGEVIVMDERSRFFCLHHTGNYYMGTGKYGGMAGYGYPMRDAEDFYV; encoded by the coding sequence ATGCCCCGTCCCGAAACCCCCGCGGACGTCGACGCCTGGTTCGGCGAACACGGCTGGTTCCCCGGCCGCGACGTCGCCGAACAGGCCGCGGCGTTCGTGGCGGAGGTCGTCGAGGAGACCCGTGACGTCGGGTTCCCCGTGGAGCCGTTCGCCGCCGCCACCGAGTTTCTCGCCGAGCACGCGGGCCTCCGCCTGACCATCGACGCACGGCGCGAGGACTACCTGCACATCGAGCCGGTCATCGTCTGGGACAGCACCGCCGAGGAGATCGCGGAGCTGAGCCGCAACCTGGGCGTGCGGCTCTTCCCCGTCGGCTGGGACTCCTCGGAGGGGGAGGTGATCGTCATGGACGAGCGGAGCCGGTTCTTCTGCCTGCACCACACCGGCAACTACTACATGGGGACCGGCAAGTACGGGGGGATGGCCGGGTACGGGTATCCCATGCGGGACGCGGAGGACTTCTACGTCTGA
- a CDS encoding SDR family NAD(P)-dependent oxidoreductase, whose product MSTTPGPYLSELFSLDGRTALVTGGSSGIGKAIAGALARAGASVVVLARKEAELVATVDELTADGCRAAWVSADLSTREGIKAGAEAAAAVFGEPDILVNSAGINLRPPFGELGDEVWDTTMTVNLEAPFLLGRRFGPGMAERGFGRIIHITSQQAHRAFVQSGAYGVSKGALESLARSQAEAWSPYGVTANTLVPGFVMTPLNQRLSSDPEKVAALAARTMVGRNGLAEDFAGAAVFLASASSAYVTGQSLFVDGGFSVH is encoded by the coding sequence ATGAGCACCACCCCCGGCCCGTACCTCTCCGAGCTGTTCTCGCTCGACGGGCGCACCGCCCTGGTCACCGGTGGCAGTTCCGGTATCGGCAAGGCCATCGCCGGGGCCCTGGCACGGGCGGGGGCGAGCGTGGTGGTCCTGGCCCGCAAGGAGGCCGAGCTCGTCGCGACCGTGGACGAGCTGACGGCCGACGGCTGCCGGGCGGCCTGGGTGAGCGCCGACCTGAGCACCCGGGAGGGCATCAAGGCGGGGGCGGAGGCGGCCGCGGCCGTCTTCGGGGAGCCGGACATCCTGGTGAACTCCGCCGGCATCAACCTCCGTCCGCCGTTCGGCGAGCTGGGCGACGAGGTGTGGGACACGACGATGACGGTGAACCTGGAGGCGCCGTTCCTGCTCGGCCGCCGCTTCGGGCCCGGGATGGCCGAGCGGGGCTTCGGGCGGATCATCCACATCACCTCGCAGCAGGCGCACCGCGCGTTCGTGCAGAGCGGGGCGTACGGGGTGTCCAAGGGCGCCCTGGAATCGCTGGCCCGCTCGCAGGCCGAGGCCTGGTCCCCGTACGGCGTCACCGCCAACACGCTGGTCCCCGGCTTCGTGATGACCCCGCTCAACCAGCGCCTCTCCTCCGACCCTGAGAAGGTCGCCGCGCTGGCCGCCCGCACGATGGTCGGCCGCAACGGCCTCGCGGAGGACTTCGCGGGCGCGGCCGTGTTCCTGGCGAGCGCCTCCTCGGCGTACGTCACGGGCCAGTCGCTCTTCGTGGACGGCGGTTTCTCGGTCCACTGA
- a CDS encoding lipopolysaccharide kinase InaA family protein, translating into MKKGDTIAGYRIVTDPTNANGGKCIWAFAEKNGGQYFIKQFLEPKRPRDDAADSKSVRIRREVAREFEQRHRKIMKRLRPDTLGGGNLVLATDFFHEGSTYYKVTERIDTSSLERPQTLEPRPKMVLLKTLGSSLKQLHETGTVHGDLKPLNVLVQKREGAAFHSARLIDFDDSYDSGDPPRPEDISGDSAYGAPEWRRYLQDDGSAGPGDLTCAVDIFALGLMTHEYVVGELPRFDPRFGSPSDAVNAGAELRLDPRLSDELLALLRRMTAADPRTRPDISAFLAALSDPAVCTLQHRRPGTTAPHVPEARTAPASTPGPGSGPASGERRPSRVRSTFGRREKTAETPRPARPRPPPPPRRPPPARQRPRLPLPPTAGRGPAPAPAATPPPGTSRVRINLGGRRGDRRTP; encoded by the coding sequence ATGAAGAAGGGCGACACGATCGCGGGCTACCGCATCGTCACCGACCCCACCAACGCCAATGGCGGCAAGTGCATCTGGGCGTTCGCGGAGAAGAACGGGGGACAGTACTTCATCAAGCAGTTCCTCGAACCCAAGCGCCCGCGCGACGACGCCGCCGACTCGAAGAGCGTACGGATCCGCCGCGAGGTCGCCCGGGAGTTCGAGCAGCGGCACCGCAAGATCATGAAGCGGCTGCGCCCGGACACGCTCGGCGGGGGCAACCTCGTGCTCGCCACCGACTTCTTCCACGAGGGCAGCACGTACTACAAGGTCACGGAGCGGATCGACACCTCCAGCCTGGAACGGCCCCAGACCCTGGAACCGCGGCCGAAGATGGTGCTGCTCAAGACGCTCGGATCGAGCCTCAAGCAGCTCCATGAGACCGGCACCGTGCACGGTGACCTGAAGCCGCTCAACGTGCTGGTCCAGAAGCGGGAGGGGGCGGCGTTCCACTCCGCGCGGCTCATCGACTTCGACGACTCCTACGATTCCGGCGATCCCCCGCGGCCGGAGGACATCTCGGGAGACTCCGCCTACGGCGCCCCGGAGTGGCGGCGCTACCTCCAGGACGACGGGTCGGCCGGCCCCGGGGACCTCACCTGCGCCGTCGACATCTTCGCGCTCGGTCTCATGACCCATGAGTACGTGGTGGGCGAACTCCCCAGGTTCGACCCGAGGTTCGGGTCTCCCTCCGACGCCGTGAACGCCGGGGCGGAGCTCCGGCTCGACCCGCGCCTCTCCGATGAACTGCTGGCCCTGCTGCGCCGTATGACGGCAGCCGATCCACGGACCCGTCCGGACATCTCGGCCTTCCTCGCGGCGCTCTCCGACCCCGCCGTGTGCACGCTCCAGCACCGCCGGCCGGGCACGACCGCTCCCCACGTCCCGGAGGCGAGGACCGCACCCGCCTCCACACCCGGCCCGGGGTCCGGGCCCGCGTCCGGCGAGCGCCGCCCGAGTCGCGTCCGGTCCACCTTCGGGCGCCGCGAGAAGACGGCGGAGACCCCCCGCCCGGCCCGGCCGCGCCCCCCGCCCCCCCCCCGCCGGCCCCCGCCCGCCCGGCAGCGCCCACGCCTCCCCCTCCCCCCCACGGCCGGCCGAGGACCGGCACCCGCACCGGCTGCCACCCCGCCGCCGGGCACGTCCCGCGTCCGCATCAACCTCGGCGGCCGCCGCGGCGACCGCCGCACCCCCTGA
- a CDS encoding Scr1 family TA system antitoxin-like transcriptional regulator, with translation MAGVTEAVPDEEWEAASGGSEPETSDSLKAFGEVVKAFRRRAGLTQEEFAPLVGYSVPTIASVEQGRRLPSADFVGRAEELLDAFGTIRGAAKHLARNPGLARWFRQWAKLEAQAVTLYTYENRLVPGLLQSTAYARTLFEKQIPAMGDDEIEANLAARVKRMQLLTERPHTIYSFIIEEHVLRRQTGGPEVMREQIGHILDMCARRNIDIQIMPQSREHHAGLDGPMRLLESVENKWYAYCEGQRAAHLLTDPKEISILQKRYARMRAQALSAEDSVSLLREMRGAP, from the coding sequence GTGGCCGGGGTGACGGAAGCGGTTCCGGACGAGGAATGGGAAGCGGCTTCGGGCGGGAGCGAGCCGGAGACATCGGACAGCCTGAAGGCCTTCGGGGAGGTGGTCAAGGCCTTCCGCAGACGGGCCGGCCTCACTCAGGAGGAGTTCGCGCCGCTGGTCGGGTACTCGGTGCCGACGATCGCCTCGGTCGAGCAGGGCCGCCGTTTACCGTCCGCCGACTTCGTCGGGCGTGCGGAGGAATTGCTCGACGCGTTCGGGACGATCCGGGGAGCGGCGAAGCATTTGGCCCGGAACCCGGGCCTCGCGAGGTGGTTCCGGCAGTGGGCGAAGCTGGAGGCCCAGGCGGTGACGCTCTACACGTACGAGAACCGGCTGGTGCCTGGACTTCTCCAGTCGACGGCGTACGCGAGGACGCTCTTCGAGAAGCAGATTCCCGCGATGGGAGACGACGAAATCGAGGCGAATCTCGCGGCCCGCGTGAAGCGGATGCAGCTCCTCACGGAGCGCCCTCACACCATCTACAGCTTCATCATCGAGGAGCACGTACTGCGCCGCCAGACGGGCGGCCCGGAGGTCATGCGCGAGCAGATCGGCCACATCCTCGACATGTGCGCCCGGCGCAACATCGACATCCAGATCATGCCGCAGTCGCGCGAGCACCACGCGGGCCTCGATGGCCCCATGCGTCTCCTGGAAAGCGTGGAGAACAAGTGGTACGCCTATTGCGAGGGCCAGCGGGCCGCCCACCTCCTCACCGACCCGAAAGAGATCAGCATCCTCCAGAAGCGATATGCCAGGATGCGAGCACAGGCTCTGTCTGCCGAGGACTCCGTGAGCCTGCTGCGGGAGATGCGAGGAGCACCATGA
- a CDS encoding DUF397 domain-containing protein encodes MSTTDLAWFKSSYSGGDGDDCVEVALSWHKSSYSSGDGDNCVEIASCPSTVHVRDSKRPTGPQLALSPATWTEFLARLG; translated from the coding sequence ATGAGCACCACAGACCTGGCCTGGTTCAAGAGCAGTTACAGCGGCGGCGATGGCGACGACTGCGTCGAGGTCGCCCTCTCCTGGCACAAGTCCAGCTACAGCAGCGGCGACGGCGACAACTGCGTCGAGATCGCCTCCTGCCCCTCCACCGTCCACGTCCGTGATTCCAAGCGCCCCACCGGCCCCCAGCTCGCCCTCTCCCCCGCCACCTGGACGGAGTTCCTCGCCCGGCTCGGCTGA
- a CDS encoding ATP-binding protein has protein sequence MTSPVTREPTVTVRVFTQRFSSTPRGARLARRLALHQLDRWRLPYGSETSDVAALLVAELAANAVTHGRVPGRDFELVLSYTPGRLLRIDVSDTRGERRPAAVASGPLDEGGRGLLLVEALATRWAVLDRVPVGKTVRAELDLAFRGDSADIAARMPTD, from the coding sequence ATGACCTCCCCCGTGACCCGCGAACCCACCGTCACCGTACGTGTGTTCACCCAGCGCTTCAGCTCGACGCCACGCGGCGCCCGTCTCGCCCGGCGGCTCGCTCTCCATCAGCTCGACCGCTGGCGGCTCCCGTACGGCTCCGAGACCTCCGACGTCGCCGCGCTCCTCGTCGCCGAGCTCGCCGCCAACGCCGTCACCCACGGCCGGGTGCCCGGGCGCGACTTCGAGCTGGTGCTCTCGTACACGCCCGGGCGGCTGCTCCGGATCGACGTCTCCGACACCCGGGGCGAGCGGCGGCCCGCCGCAGTCGCTTCGGGGCCGCTCGACGAGGGCGGGCGGGGCCTGCTCCTCGTCGAGGCGCTGGCCACGCGGTGGGCGGTGCTCGACCGCGTACCGGTCGGGAAGACCGTACGGGCCGAACTCGACCTCGCCTTCCGTGGCGATTCCGCGGACATCGCCGCCCGGATGCCGACAGACTGA
- a CDS encoding serine/threonine protein phosphatase, translating to MPEHEHRPRHADRSHRADWWPHATAPSGPSVPSEPRDPGRPAAPPVPAPGPAPGAGPAPAPGPTASKGSPVVPPVPDRAPDPVDRPRPARMVWSTPGDLQGVHALSVWTEQVPGLGEDAEPFVAHHWETRQGVVAVFDGSGGAGATPAWQRPDGAWHTGAWVASRVARLATDCWFREVAGETEAAGPESLHGYLSWFLANAPQRPSKIGGTMRRQLPTTLAGVHYRVREQDATVELRPLWAGDSRAYVLSPESGLHVLTRDHTRESDALELLRTDPPMTNVVCADREFTVDTQYIASFALPCVLVAATDGYFGYVHTPADFEHLLLSTLRRAHNEYEWGDLLRREVVAYTGDDASLALLAIGHQSFEHLRALYERRFADLTGRHLRDRPRLLDRTARPATGGEAAGDPEDRREAHARVRAWQDQSWQSYRAGYETYLPPASEEYR from the coding sequence ATGCCGGAACACGAGCACAGACCACGGCACGCCGACCGCAGCCACCGCGCGGACTGGTGGCCGCACGCGACGGCGCCCTCCGGGCCATCCGTACCGTCCGAACCCCGGGACCCGGGCCGCCCCGCGGCGCCGCCGGTCCCCGCACCCGGGCCCGCACCGGGCGCCGGGCCCGCCCCCGCGCCGGGTCCGACGGCCTCGAAGGGGTCGCCGGTCGTCCCGCCGGTGCCGGACCGGGCACCGGATCCGGTCGACCGCCCCCGGCCCGCCCGGATGGTCTGGTCGACCCCCGGGGACCTCCAGGGCGTTCACGCGCTCTCGGTGTGGACCGAGCAGGTGCCCGGTCTCGGCGAGGACGCCGAGCCGTTCGTCGCCCATCACTGGGAGACCAGGCAGGGCGTGGTCGCCGTGTTCGACGGCTCCGGCGGCGCCGGCGCCACCCCCGCCTGGCAACGGCCGGACGGCGCCTGGCACACCGGCGCCTGGGTCGCGTCCCGGGTGGCGCGCCTGGCCACCGACTGCTGGTTCCGCGAGGTCGCCGGCGAGACCGAGGCGGCCGGTCCGGAGTCCCTGCACGGCTATCTGAGCTGGTTCCTGGCCAACGCGCCGCAGCGGCCCAGCAAGATCGGCGGCACCATGCGCCGACAGCTGCCCACCACCCTCGCGGGCGTGCACTACCGCGTCCGCGAGCAGGACGCGACCGTCGAGCTGCGCCCGCTGTGGGCAGGGGACTCCCGGGCGTACGTGCTCTCGCCCGAGAGCGGTCTGCACGTCCTCACCCGCGACCACACCCGCGAAAGTGACGCCCTCGAACTGCTGCGCACCGACCCGCCCATGACCAACGTGGTGTGCGCGGACCGCGAGTTCACCGTCGACACCCAGTACATCGCCTCGTTCGCGCTTCCCTGCGTCCTGGTCGCGGCCACGGACGGCTACTTCGGCTATGTGCACACCCCGGCGGACTTCGAGCACCTGCTCCTGAGCACCCTGCGCCGCGCCCACAACGAGTACGAGTGGGGCGACCTGCTGCGCCGCGAAGTGGTGGCGTACACCGGGGACGACGCCTCGCTCGCCCTCCTGGCCATCGGCCACCAGAGCTTCGAGCACCTCCGCGCCCTCTACGAGCGGCGCTTCGCCGACCTCACCGGACGCCACCTGCGGGACCGGCCCCGTCTCCTCGACCGCACCGCGCGGCCCGCGACCGGGGGCGAGGCGGCAGGAGACCCGGAGGACCGGCGCGAGGCGCACGCCCGCGTCCGCGCCTGGCAGGACCAGAGCTGGCAGAGCTACCGCGCCGGATACGAGACCTATCTGCCGCCCGCATCCGAGGAGTACCGATGA
- a CDS encoding DUF4232 domain-containing protein → MRAARKTWKTYTLGAVAVAALLSSTACGPSGGTEDGAASQAPSAAPSATASATGSTPSEAPSPTGSAKPSATATAEPGGDSKDKAPACADPDVSIDTSYWPHDSGQHLLITATNDTDRACTLYFYPFIYFGQETENPLPPMESPAKAVATIGPKQKAYAGVKLFLGGEKTETYESFGIAYRDPSNNNDSAPIDVAFSKDVQFVTVGRKPSVTFWNLDRSEVERFVFKAR, encoded by the coding sequence ATGCGCGCTGCCCGCAAGACCTGGAAGACGTACACCTTGGGGGCCGTGGCCGTCGCCGCGCTGCTCTCCTCCACGGCCTGCGGGCCGAGCGGCGGCACGGAGGACGGGGCCGCGAGCCAGGCCCCGTCCGCCGCTCCGTCCGCCACCGCGAGCGCGACCGGCTCGACCCCGTCGGAGGCCCCGAGCCCGACCGGGTCGGCGAAGCCCAGCGCCACTGCCACCGCCGAGCCCGGTGGTGACAGCAAGGACAAGGCCCCGGCCTGCGCCGACCCCGACGTCTCGATCGACACGTCGTACTGGCCTCACGACTCGGGTCAGCACCTCCTGATCACGGCGACCAACGACACCGACAGGGCGTGCACGCTGTACTTCTACCCGTTCATCTACTTCGGTCAGGAGACCGAGAACCCGCTGCCCCCGATGGAGTCCCCGGCGAAGGCCGTCGCCACGATCGGGCCGAAGCAGAAGGCGTACGCGGGCGTGAAGCTGTTCCTGGGCGGCGAGAAGACGGAGACGTACGAGTCGTTCGGCATCGCGTACCGGGACCCGAGCAACAACAACGACAGCGCCCCGATCGACGTCGCGTTCTCGAAGGACGTCCAGTTCGTGACCGTCGGCCGGAAGCCGTCGGTGACGTTCTGGAACCTGGACCGCAGCGAGGTCGAGAGGTTCGTCTTCAAGGCCAGGTGA
- the murC gene encoding UDP-N-acetylmuramate--L-alanine ligase has protein sequence MAPAIPAAMERPHFIGIGGAGMSGIAKILAQRGAKVAGSDAKESATAESLRALGATVHIGHAAEHLADDASAVVVSSAIRADNPELARAAELGIPVVHRSDALASLMDGLRAIAVAGTHGKTTTTSMLAVALTELGLDPSYAIGGDLAGPGTNARHGSGEVFVAEADESDRSFQKYDPEVAIVLNVELDHHANYASMDEIYESFEAFTAKIRPGGTLVVGEHAGARELARRVADRDGLEIATVGESEDSDARILKIVPNGMKSEVTVLLDGVEHTFTVSVPGRHYAHNAAAALAAGARVGIDPAELAQALTAYTGVGRRLQLKGEAKGVQVIDSYAHHPTEMTADLEAMRGAAGASRLLVVFQPHLFSRTQELGKEMGDALALADASVVLDIYPAREDPIPGVTSELIIAAAERAGATVTAVHEKDAVPDVIAGMAGPGDLVLTMGAGDVTDLGPQILARLSN, from the coding sequence ATGGCACCCGCCATCCCTGCCGCCATGGAACGGCCGCACTTCATCGGCATCGGCGGTGCCGGAATGTCGGGCATCGCGAAGATCCTCGCCCAGCGGGGCGCCAAGGTCGCGGGAAGCGACGCCAAGGAGTCCGCGACCGCCGAGTCGCTGCGCGCCCTCGGTGCCACCGTGCACATCGGCCACGCCGCCGAGCACCTCGCCGACGACGCCTCCGCCGTCGTCGTCTCCAGCGCCATCCGCGCCGACAACCCCGAGCTGGCCCGCGCCGCCGAGCTCGGCATCCCCGTCGTCCACCGCTCCGACGCGCTCGCCTCCCTCATGGACGGCCTGCGCGCGATCGCCGTCGCCGGTACGCACGGCAAGACGACCACCACCTCCATGCTGGCCGTCGCCCTCACCGAGCTCGGCCTCGACCCCTCGTACGCCATCGGCGGCGACCTCGCGGGCCCCGGCACGAACGCCCGGCACGGCTCCGGCGAGGTCTTCGTCGCCGAGGCCGACGAGAGCGACCGCAGCTTCCAGAAGTACGACCCCGAGGTCGCGATCGTCCTCAACGTCGAGCTGGACCACCACGCGAACTACGCCTCCATGGACGAGATCTACGAGTCCTTCGAGGCCTTCACCGCCAAGATCCGCCCCGGCGGCACCCTGGTCGTCGGCGAGCACGCGGGCGCCCGCGAGCTGGCCCGCCGCGTCGCGGACCGCGACGGCCTGGAGATCGCCACCGTCGGCGAGTCCGAGGACTCCGACGCCCGCATCCTGAAGATCGTCCCCAACGGGATGAAGAGCGAGGTGACGGTCCTCCTCGACGGCGTCGAGCACACCTTCACCGTCTCCGTCCCCGGCCGCCACTACGCCCACAACGCCGCCGCGGCCCTCGCCGCCGGCGCCCGCGTCGGCATCGACCCGGCCGAGCTCGCCCAGGCGCTCACCGCCTACACCGGCGTCGGCCGCCGCCTCCAGCTCAAGGGCGAGGCCAAGGGCGTCCAGGTCATCGACTCGTACGCGCACCACCCCACCGAGATGACCGCCGACCTGGAGGCCATGCGCGGCGCCGCCGGGGCCTCCCGCCTCCTCGTCGTCTTCCAGCCGCACCTCTTCTCCCGCACCCAGGAGCTGGGCAAGGAGATGGGCGACGCGCTGGCCCTCGCGGACGCCTCCGTCGTCCTCGACATCTACCCGGCCCGCGAGGACCCGATCCCCGGGGTCACCAGCGAGCTGATCATCGCCGCGGCCGAGCGGGCCGGCGCCACCGTCACGGCCGTCCACGAGAAGGACGCCGTCCCCGACGTGATCGCGGGAATGGCCGGCCCCGGCGACCTCGTTCTCACCATGGGTGCGGGCGACGTCACGGACCTCGGTCCGCAGATCCTCGCCCGCCTGTCGAACTGA
- a CDS encoding vWA domain-containing protein, with product MNDALVQYQGNLQYAVDIALCIDATGSMSPVLDAVKSSALQFHQRLDDVMAKKGKSISQLRLKVIAFRDFGDDPSDAIEETGFLHLPAQAKEFEQFVSGIDAGGGGDIPESGLEALALAINSPWETGLDRRRHVIVMFTDAPAHALGTVGADAATYPTHIPRSMDDLFEQWGYARSQTSVMEQSAKRLVLFAPDEAPWSDPIAEEWDLTLHFASKAGEGLEEFEMDEIIETIANSL from the coding sequence ATGAACGACGCCCTCGTGCAGTACCAGGGCAATCTGCAGTACGCCGTCGACATCGCCCTGTGCATCGACGCGACCGGCAGCATGTCCCCCGTACTCGACGCGGTGAAGTCGAGCGCCCTCCAGTTCCATCAGCGCCTGGACGACGTGATGGCCAAGAAGGGCAAGTCCATCAGCCAGCTGCGGCTGAAGGTCATCGCCTTCCGTGACTTCGGCGACGACCCCTCGGACGCCATCGAGGAGACCGGCTTCCTCCACCTCCCGGCGCAGGCCAAGGAGTTCGAGCAGTTCGTCAGCGGGATCGACGCGGGCGGCGGCGGTGACATCCCCGAGTCCGGTCTCGAAGCCCTCGCCCTGGCGATCAACTCGCCCTGGGAGACCGGGCTCGACCGCAGGCGCCACGTCATCGTGATGTTCACGGACGCCCCCGCGCACGCCCTCGGCACGGTCGGCGCGGACGCCGCCACGTACCCGACGCACATCCCCCGCAGCATGGACGACCTCTTCGAGCAGTGGGGCTACGCCCGCAGCCAGACCTCGGTCATGGAGCAGTCCGCCAAGCGGCTCGTGCTCTTCGCGCCGGACGAGGCCCCCTGGTCCGACCCGATCGCGGAGGAGTGGGACCTCACCCTGCACTTCGCCTCCAAGGCGGGCGAGGGCCTGGAGGAGTTCGAGATGGACGAGATCATCGAGACGATCGCGAACAGCCTGTGA